The window CTACACCAGCCTTGGCACAGCCGCTAGTGTGTCCAGGTTCTTGAACCAGGTCCTTTGCAGTCTCTTGGcgatctttctttttctccctcgtCCTTCTGCATGAGCAGAAGGCTCTCTTCCAGATGGGTCCAAAGCCCGGTTCTCTGCAGGCCTCTCACGGGTTTGTGTGGGCAGTGTTGGTGGACGTCCTTGCTTCTGCTTCCCATGCAGGGAGCAAATCTGCACCTGTGTTCATTCCTTCCTCAGAACCTGCACTGAGCTCTGGGTGTGGGTACGCAGCGGGCAACACGGGCTGACGGGTTGTGACATGAATTTGAATTGGGAGTGGTGGCCAGTCAGACAATTTTTCAGAATGATAATTGTGTTCTGTTATTTAacatctccctccttttctcatctgaaaacaaAATGCAGACTCGTCCTGTGCCATTGGTTTATCCCCCTCTCCATTGGAAACCAGCTTAGATTTATTTGGGCATTTTTCACTCCACGGTCCCCGTCAGGGAAGAGTGTGTTCAGGTGGTTCTCAGTCTGTGCCCACCCTGCGTCTGATACCTCATGAGGACCACCACACCGTTCTGCAGTCAGCCCTTCCTGGTGTCTTTGTGTCAGTGGCCATCTGAGAAGGAAGCCTTGGGCCCTGGGGAATCTCAGGCCAGCATGGAGGTGGGAGCTGGAGGTGCCCCTTGGCTCAGTGGCCGTCAGGCAGACTCTGCCTGCTTTCTCCCAGGCATAGGTCTTTGTGAACCTTTCACAAAGggggcttctgcacccctgtccaaCTCTCACTCATGACCTCGGGCTCCTTGGCCTCTCTCATATACtttttgcatttccttaaaatttagttggtggggctggggatgtggctcaaatggtagagtgctcgcctggcatgtgcagggcgctgggttcgatcctcagcaccacatgaaaataaaaataaggatattatgtccaatgaaaaaactaaaaaaaaataataaataaatattaaaaaattctctctctctctctctcaaaaaaaaaaaattaattggtatTTTTCTCCAGGTTCAAGTTAAGGACTTTTAATAGATTTGTGTAAGTATTCTTTTAAGTGAATTTTATAAGAATGATATAATGCATTTTAACTCTTTACTAGTAACATATATATTATTCttcagtatttctctttttttgaccTTTGAAGACTTTTAGccaaattttctaaataatacctaaataaataaagtatatttttaacaatGATCTTCATCTTTGGCATTTCAGTTATGTAAGTGTTCAATCTGGTTTTGTCTCCTGGACTGTGAAGAGAAGGACACAGACAGAGTATGAGCACGTGTGGGGGCGGCCAAGAAGGGGCACACGTCCCAACCCCCACCTGCACCTGTGATCAGGTTTTCGGTGAAGATTTTCGCCAGTGGCTGGCACAGCACAGAGGCCCGTCACCCTTTCATCTGAGGAAAGCCTGTTTTCGTTACAGTCACTGCACAGTCTTTACACGCAGGCAAACACCCACTCCGTCTCTGGTCATCTATCACCAGATCCAAAGCTGAAGGTGTCTGAGGTTTCCTGCGGACAGTCAGTGGGCTGGAGGGAGAAGCCGTTGGCCTCCAGGGCCAGCAGCACAGAGGGCTGGGTCTGCTGAACCCTTGGGCTCTCACAGGGCCTAGGCCCACCCTCTTGggtctcctccttccctctgcagGGGCAGCTCCCTGGGAGGCATGGACTGGGCCAATGGGAGCTCCCCCACGGGGTTTATTCTGCTGGGCTTCTCGGCCCACCCCCGCCTGGAGGCTGTGCTCTTCGTGTTTGTCCTGTTCTTCTACCTCCTGaccctgctgggaaacttcaccATCATGATGGTCTCGTACCTGGACCCCGCTCTCCAcacgcccatgtacttcttcctcagcaaCCTCTCCTTGCTGGACATCTGCTTCACCAGCAGCCTGGCGCCCCAGACCTTGGTGAACCTGCGAGGACCGGCGAAGACCATCACCTACAGTGGCTGCGTGGTGCAGCTCTACGTGTCCCTGGCTCTGGGCTCCACCGAGTGCATCCTCCTGGCTGTCATGGCGCTGGATCGCTATGAAGCTGTCTGCAGACCCCTGCACTATGTGGTCATCATGAGCCCGCGGGTGTGCCAGCAGCTGGCCTCCGCCTCCTGGCTCAGCGGGCTGGCTAACTCCCTGATCCATGCTACCTTCACCCTGCAGCTGCCGCTCTGCGGCAACCACAGGCTGGACCACTTCATCTGTGAGGTGCCTGCACTTCTCAAGCTGGCCTGCGTGGACACCACTGTGAACGAGCTGGTGCTCTTTCTCGTGAGCATCCTGTTCCTTGTGATCCCACCCGTGCTTATCCTCATTTCCTACGGCTTCATCACTCgagcggtgctgaggatcaggtCTTCGGAGGCCAGGTACAAAGCCTTCAgcacctgctcctcccacctcacGGTGGTGGTCATTTTCTACGGGACCAGCATCTACATGTACCTGCAGCCCAGTGACAGTTATTCCCAGGACCAGGGCAAGTTCATCTCCCTCTTCTATACCATGGTGACCCCCACTCTGAACCCCCTTATCTACACCTTACGGAATAAGGATGTGAAGGGGGCGCTGAGGAAGCTCCTCTCAGGAAAACTGTGTCCCCTGCGGACATGATGTGGCAGGAGCTGCGTGGGGACCCACACCAGCCTCTGCCAGCCAAGCTCAAGCCCCACACTCCATGCCCACAGACCTGCCCCTGCCTCTGTCCTCAtgagggttcacaaggactgagCGGTCATGTATTTGCTGGGCCAAGAGCTGAGCCGAGGGAAAGGGAGCGTGCTTGAGGTCCCTACTCACCCCTGATCTGCAGATCAGTGGGTATTGTTCAGCCCTTCCTCTCCGTCAGTTCTTTCTTATCTCAGACGCATGTCAAGATTCTCAGAAGGGTCAAAGGAACAAAACGTGTCAGATGTTTTTTCATGACCTGGTGCATCTCCTTCCTGGTCTGAAGGTCCCTCCACGCATGGTAGACACaagtattttgaaagaaaaggtGATCTAATACCGCTGTTCTGACCATCTCATGATTAAATCAATAAGACTAAGGAGAGCTCAAACGACAGCATTTCCGTTTGTGAAAAGCAGCTTTATTGAATAGTGACTGATAGGCAGAAGGTGTAAATATCTAACGTGTACAACTGAATGAGTTGTCTCCTAAGCAGACACCCTAAGAAGGTCACCACTGTCACGGTATTCAATGTGTCCACCACCTCTAGAAGTTTGCTTGTGCCTCCTTTTTGTTGTAAGAACCCAACGTGAGATCTACCCTTTCAACATTTTTGGTCCTGGGAactggacccaggggtgctctacccctgagctacatctctagtccttttcatctttggagacagggtctcaggaagttgctgaggctggcctcaagcttggatcctcctgctttagcctctggagttgctaggATTgcattgctgggatcacaggtgtggccacagtgcctggctcccTCTCAACACCTTGTTAAGTGTATAGAGTAGTATTGTGCTCCTTGTGAGCTCCCTCAGCATGCAAGACTGAAACTTTGCATCCATAGAAGAGAAttccctgttttctcctcctccagccacactctggaAGCCGCCATTCTAAGCTGCACTTGTGCATCTGAACGACTTCCGATACCTCTTGGGAGTGGAATCCTGCACCAGCTCTCTGCAGAGCCCTTCAGGGGCATCTGCCTCCCGCTAAGTGGCAGAGTCCTCTTCACTAAAAGCCAGAATGATAGTCCATTAGGTGGATataccttctctttctccctcccttcttttcgtattttaattgacacatgtCACACAAGTGTGTACACAGTGTGCTGTTTTGATATAGCTACATTTTGTGAAAAGGCCAAGTCCATGTAATTAAAACACacgctggggctggggttgaggcccagtggtagagcactggcctagcatgcatgaggcctgggttcaatcctcagcaccaacaaaaagtaaaataaagatattgtgtccacctaaaactaaaaaaaaaaaaaaaaattttttaaataaaaaaataaaacccacacTATCTAACATGTGTTTTGCTGTTTTGTGCTGAGGCCGTGTAAGATTACGTTCTTAGCAGTTTTCAAGTGTAAGATAAACTGCTCTCGGGCACAATGGTGGCCCCGTGCAACGGATCTCCTGGCCTGGGTCCTCCTGTCTGCCTGGGGCCACATCTGTGAGGCACAGACCCCGCACCTCGTTCTGGTCTCATCTTTGTGGGTCCGACTTTCTAAGGCTCTGCAGATGCCTAGATTGTGACAGGAGCTGGTGTGTATCTCGGCTCAGCCTGACAGGTCACTTCACACACCGTCACCAGACCCCACGCTGTGGCCAGTGGGGGACTTCCCTGTTCTTCAGGGCATGACCTGCAGGGCCCGCATTGAAGGTTCTTTTCTGGGTGTTCCGATGGCTGGTGGCTGCACCTGGGGTCACTCCCTGTGGCTCAGCCGTGCGCACTCCCACCAATCCTGCAGGGGTCAATCTCTCTCTTTGCTGATGTTTGCCACCTTCTGTTTCTATACGTCTTCTGCTTGACTGGGTTTGAGATAGAAGCTCTCCATGTAGTTCTTCCACTCAGTCGTTGTGTTCTTCAGCCACAGATGTCCTGTTTCTTGTTTTATGGCTCCTCTCTGTTGACATTGTCCTTGTGCTGATGTGTTATTGCTTCGTTCTTGGTGTCTGCTCTCGGGGCCCCTGAGACACTTCTTTGGAATGGTGGCTTGATTCACAGGTCTCTCTCCGTAGTGTCAGTGACTGGAGATGTGCTCAGGAGCCCTGATGTCCCATGCCCTTTGCAGCTTTGTGCCGGACCCTCTCTTAGGACGTAGGTCTGGCTTCAGTGGGGTCAGACCTCACAGTTCTGCCACCGAGAGACCCCGGCAGCTCTGGGCCTTTTCCAGGTAGGAGCGTGTCGCACTCTTGTCCCCCGTGTGAGGACGCTCAGGCTGGCGTCTCCCAGGGCTGAGTGGGCTAGTGTCACCTCCAGCCCCTTTCCCTGCAGTGCTGTGCTGACCACCGGGACACCACCGCGGGCTCCgtgcctccccttccctcctgtgGCAGACGTCTCGGGGCCGTGCTCTGTCTGCCAGCCTGGCAGAGTGCGGGGGCCATCCTGAACTGTCCACTCTTTCCAGAAGGCAGGGAAAGACCCGGAGGCCTCGTGCAAGCCCCCAGGGGGAAGTGTCAGGCTGCGCTGCTTCTCCCAGTCCCACAGCTGTGCACACGGCCCTCAGCCCTGCCCTCCACCGGGCAGTACTCAATCCACACAGCCTGCCAGCAACTGAGAGCTGCCCAGgccatttctttcttctcatctgCCCCAGCACCCACATTGCTCCACTTCCCTCAGAGCTGGGGAGGTGATACAGGAACAGCCCTGCGGTACTGGGACAGGCAGGCATGACCTGCatacctctctcctcctcctcagggcctctcagcTCTGCTGGCCTGGGTAGAGGCAGACCCTGATGAGGTGGACTGCTCTCCCGTTCACTCCCTGGAGTCACTGCTGGGCGTCTGGGGCTCTGCAGGTCTCCTGAGGTGTGTGGCCACGTGTCGTGGTACACGGGGTATGTCCGTGGGGCATAGAGCTTCTTACTCCACCACCTTTCTGCTCACGCAGCACCTGGTCTTTTCTTATAACTCTCACGACTCAAGGAGAGTAGTGGAGTCAGGTCTAAGGAGACGCAGCTCAAGCTGCGGAGTAGAGAAGTCCGAGTGAGACTGGGTCGCACCTGTAAATCCACAGCCTGCTCTCCACCTGTAGCCCATGGGTCTGTGCAGACAGCAGCAAGTGCTTTGCACGTGCGTGTGTTGTTGGTAGGTATGCATTCGTGTCTTGTAGTAGCTGGAGAAGAACAGGGCGAGGGGGACAATGTGGCGATACTAGAAGACAGATTTCATCAGCTGGATAATCGGCACATGGGCTCCTGTGGTGTTGGCTTTGACGTGTGAAGTGAGACACcacagtttgttttgtttcagacaAAGCAGCGGCCTTTCTGGGAGAGTTAATGATTTTCTCCAAAATTGGCATTAAATTATGTGTGTGACCTATTTTAAAGATAGGTTTATTAAGTGTGTCCCTGAGTGAGGAGAAACCACTTCCCAGAGCAAAACAAGGCATATGGCTCTGCAAGTACACAGAGACCCGCTTCCAGGGACACTGCTGACAGGGCTGACCATGCCTGCAGAGCAATGGCCACAGACCCTGAACGGCCAGCGCATCTTCAACAAGGAGGGAGCAGAAGGGGCCATCACACAGGACTTCACATTACGTCACAGCCAGTGTACACGAGGCACTGTGGGGGGGACAGAGTGGCCCTCACACTCGAGGCCACATGCTGATGTTCCTCAAATTTAAAATGGACAACTATTCTGGACCTGGCTCCTGAGGGGAGGGAGGCCTGAGGCTTGGCTCTCCTGGGGTGGGCTTGACCCCTGGGTCCAGAGCTGGCTTCGAGCCTCTGTCCATGGAGGACAGTCTGGAGGCTGTGTGTGGCTGACGTATTGGCTTCCTGGTCTTTGGGGCTGGCCTGGAGACTGCGCCACAGCCTCTGGCTTGGTGCTGGGCTCTGCCCAGATAGGTCTTCTGTAACAGCCCTGAGCCCTGGTTCTGTTAGAACATGGTGCCATGGTGGACAGTCTGGCACTGGGTGGGCCTAGAGCTAGTGTCCATGGGACCACAACAAACCACTGGGTGGGCCCCACCTCAGAGGCTGGCTTCTGTGGGACAACCTGGCTCCCAACAGCATGGAGTCCGCCCTGGATTGTGGGTCCATGGTGACACTTTGGGGCAGGAGTAGGATCATGGATTTACTTTGGTTGAGGTTGGGGGCAGGGAAGGCTGGCCTGTCACGGGCTAGGCCTGGCTACTAGATCTCTAGGTGCCAGGCTGACCATGAGGCGTGTGCACAGTCAGGACCTGGAGCCATCTTGGGCTGCTCTCCCACTGGGCTGGACCTGAAGCCTGGACTACGGGGTCTGGTCTGCACTGGACGGCTGGGTAGCCTGGTGCCATGGGCTGACCTGGTGGTGGAACAGGCTCAGGACTTCAGGTGGGTCAGGGATAGGTGTCAGGAGGGACCCTCTGGTTGTGGGGTCAGCCGGGAGGCTTGGTCCAGGGGTCCTGGCAGAGGGCCTAGAGCTAACTGGGGCCAGTCCATACATGGGGCAGCCTGGAGCTGGGCATGTCTGCAGCCTGGTCTGCCGAAGCTGCCTCTGGTAGGGAGAGACTGGACACCAAGGCTTCAGAGTTGCCTGGACCTTGGGCCCTGAGGAAGAGCCTGGCTCTAGGTTTCCCTGGGATGGGCCTGGCACTGGGGTCTAAAGCGAGGTCTAGAGCTTCTCCTGTTCAGAGACCATCTCCACATGGTCCTCGTGGAGTGGGAGAGGAGCCACAGGCAAGGGAAGCTGTCACCTCCCTCTCCTGCTGCACACAGGAGCCACCATCTCTCCCCCAGCTCCTCAGCCTGGTGTGATTGGGTTTTGGCATGAGTGGCTGTTCAGGTTAATATTTCTGGAAAGGGATGAGTGTTGGAAAGTCCTAATCCACAACCTTAGCAATTAAAAGAGAATAGTtcaacaaatgaagaaataaactaaGCAGCTTTAAAAAGTAAGGAAGGCTAGAAACACTCCACAAAATTAATAATGTGTATTTATGAGAGACTACATGCAGAGAAATACCAAACTACAAACAGGAAAACTATGTTCCACCCATTCCCTCCACAAAGAATCAACATTCCTAATAGAAAACTAATgcctacatacaaataaatatcaaCTTGACTTTAAATGAGGCAATATTTAACAGCACCCCAAATAGACATCCAGTGGCCTCAGTTCTGATGTGGGTGCAAAAGGGCGTCACTCAGAGTGAGGACAGGTGCATGGGCCAGAGCATCAAGGTCCATCTTTAAGATCAATTCACAGAAGATGCAAACACAAGATTAACACTCGTCCTCTCCATACACTTATTTGACTTGAGACAGGAAGGGCTGAGGAAGGACTTAGGAATAGACCCATTGGGTTGAAGTTTAGGAATAAAATAGAGGAACAGAAATCTAGATCCAGGCTCCATGTTTGGGCTAATGTCTGTGGTCCACATATGATTTTGAAGCTTCCCTTGCTTCAGAAAAACGCTACATGGGTGCATGCGAAGTACTATACAATCAATTTCCAGTCTTCTACCTTCTGCCACATAAAGGAGGTATTTCCCACTAGTGCTGTCCACTGGGATTAATCAAAGTTGTGCTTTGGTTTCTTTCTCCCAAAGAACATATTTTCAATGCAAGGAAACTTACCTCCAGAGAGCTCAGAGTCATGCAAAATTTCTCTCACTAGATCTCATTTATtggccagcatttttttttttacaaagaccATAAACTGGGCATTGTGAGGTGAACACCAGGCATGGTGCTCACTAGGTGTGTTCCTCTAGATCAGGGAAAGACGAAGATATCTTGCTCTGACCAGGGCTGCAGCACACCGCACCGTGAGATCAAGCCATTTCTCCATTTGGCCTAAAAGATACTCATAGAAGCTGAGGTTCCATCTCAGACAAAGGAACAGAGGTTTGGAATTTTGAACAACTGAAGTTGCTCCATGACCCAGTTCACTAGCAATCAGTCCACACCATGCAGTAAGTCTGATCCCAGACTTGGTGAGGAAAATGATAGAAATGCTATTTTACTTCTTTATCCGTAGGTTGCACTTTTGGATTTTCACATTATCTCCTAATCTGCTGTCTAGATGGAGGACcatgaattttagaataaatattcatttctttcatttgtatgaTAGTT of the Ictidomys tridecemlineatus isolate mIctTri1 unplaced genomic scaffold, mIctTri1.hap1 Scaffold_562, whole genome shotgun sequence genome contains:
- the LOC144374048 gene encoding olfactory receptor 2G3-like, with the translated sequence MDWANGSSPTGFILLGFSAHPRLEAVLFVFVLFFYLLTLLGNFTIMMVSYLDPALHTPMYFFLSNLSLLDICFTSSLAPQTLVNLRGPAKTITYSGCVVQLYVSLALGSTECILLAVMALDRYEAVCRPLHYVVIMSPRVCQQLASASWLSGLANSLIHATFTLQLPLCGNHRLDHFICEVPALLKLACVDTTVNELVLFLVSILFLVIPPVLILISYGFITRAVLRIRSSEARYKAFSTCSSHLTVVVIFYGTSIYMYLQPSDSYSQDQGKFISLFYTMVTPTLNPLIYTLRNKDVKGALRKLLSGKLCPLRT